Proteins from one Triticum aestivum cultivar Chinese Spring chromosome 7A, IWGSC CS RefSeq v2.1, whole genome shotgun sequence genomic window:
- the LOC123148643 gene encoding UDP-sugar pyrophosphorylase: MASGVHAAADGVAALGISPAGGEWAGPCPALRRNLHLLSHDQVELAKMLLNEGQGHLFEHWPEPGVDDDKKKSFFDQVCRLNSSYPGGLAAYIQNAKKLLAESKAGQNPYDGFAPSVPSGEVLTFGDDNFVSLEAAGVKEARNAAFVLVAGGLGERLGYKGIKVALPRETTTGKCFLQHYIESILALQEASCKMEGECHTKIPFAIMTSDDTNALTIKLLESNSYFGMEPSQVKILKQEKVACLADNDARLALDPNDKYKIQTKPHGHGDVHSLLYSSGLLEQWKNTGRRWVLFFQDTNGLLFNAIPSALGVSATKGYNVNSLAVPRKAKEAIGGITKLTHVDGRTMVINVEYNQLDPLLRATGHPDGDANCETGYSPYPGNINQLILELGPYIEELKKTHGAISEFVNPKYTDSTKTAFKSSTRLECMMQDYPKTLPPTAKVGFTVMDAWLAYAPVKNNPEDAAKVPKGNPFHSATSGEMAIYRANSLILRKAGAHISDPVASTFNGQEVEVWPRVAWSPRWGLTFKDVKQRLHGNSSVSQRSVLVINGRNVVIDGLSLDGALIVNSVDEAEVKVTGHVENKGWTIQHVDHRDTSEKEETRIRGFKFEKVEQLEVNYTEPGKHCLSP; encoded by the exons aTGGCTTCCGGCGTCCacgcggcggcggacggcgtcgccGCGCTCGGGATCTCCCCCGCCGGCGGCGAGTGGGCCGGGCCCTGCCCCGCGCTGCGCCGGAACCTgcacctcctctcccacgaccag GTTGAGCTTGCAAAGATGCTGCTGAATGAAGGACAGGGGCACTTGTTTGAACACTGGCCAGAGCCCGGTGTCGACGACGACAAGAAGAAAAGCTTCTTTGACCAG GTTTGCCGACTTAACTCAAGCTATCCTGGTGGGCTGGCAGCATACATCCAGAATGCCAAAAAGCTTTTAGCAGAGTCCAAGGCAGGACAAAATCCATATGATGGTTTCGCACCTTCT GTTCCCTCGGGGGAAGTATTGACGTTTGGTGATGACAATTTTGTTTCACTGGAAGCAGCTGGGGTAAAAGAAGCACGCAATGCTGCATTTGTTCTTGTAGCTGGTGGTCTTGGTGAAAGACTTGGTTACAAAGGAATTAAG GTAGCACTCCCCAGGGAAACAACCACTGGGAAATGTTTTCTTCAACATTACATAGAGTCTATTCTGGCTTTACAAGAGGCGAGCTGCAAAATGGAGG GCGAATGCCATACGAAGATCCCATTTGCTATTATGACTTCCGATGATACGAATGCACTGACCATCAAGCTTTTGGAATCAAACTCGTATTTTGGAATGGAACCATCACAAGTGAAAATTCTAAAGCAG GAAAAAGTGGCATGTCTAGCTGACAACGATGCAAGGCTTGCATTAGATCCAAATGACAAGTACAAGATTCAG ACAAAGCCACATGGGCATGGAGATGTTCATTCTCTTCTTTATTCAAGTGGATTACTCGAGCAATG GAAGAATACAGGACGGAGATGGGTTCTCTTTTTCCAGGACACAAATGGATTGCTCTTTAAT GCAATACCATCAGCATTAGGTGTCAGTGCCACCAAGGGCTACAATGTTAATTCTCTTGCAGTTCCTCGAAAGGCAAAGGAAGCCATTGGTGGAATAACCAAACTTACTCATGTTGATG GTAGAACAATGGTGATCAATGTGGAGTACAATCAGCTTGATCCACTCCTTCGTGCAACTGGGCATCCTGATGGAGACGCAAATTGTGAAACAGGCTATTCTCCATACCCTGGAAATATAAACCAG CTGATACTCGAGCTTGGACCATACATTGAGGAGCTCAAGAAAACACATGGCGCCATTTCTGAATTTGTAAATCCAAA GTATACTGACTCTACCAAGACAGCATTTAAATCCTCCACTCGTCTTGAGTGCATGATGCAAGACTATCCGAAAACACTACCTCCAACGGCAAAAGTTGGGTTTACG GTGATGGATGCTTGGCTTGCATATGCTCCTGTAAAGAACAATCCTGAAGATGCAGCTAAA GTTCCAAAAGGTAATCCTTTTCATAGTGCAACCTCAGGAGAGATGGCAATTTACAGGGCAAACAGCCTTATTTTAAGAAAG GCCGGTGCACACATATCTGACCCTGTAGCCAGCACTTTCAATGGTCAAGAGGTAGAGGTCTGGCCACGCGTGGCCTGGAGCCCGAGGTGGGGTCTTACGTTCAAGGACGTCAAGCAAAGGCTGCACGGCAACTCTTCAGTTTCTCAGAGATCGGTTCTGGTCATCAATGGCCGGAACGTCGTCATCGACGGTCTTTCCTTGGACGGCGCTCTTATTGTCAACTCCGTCGACGAAGCAGAG GTGAAAGTCACCGGTCATGTGGAAAACAAAGGCTGGACTATCCAGCACGTCGACCACAGGGACACCTCGGAGAAAGAAGAGACGAGGATCCGCGGGTTCAAGTTTGAGAAGGTTGAGCAGCTGGAGGTGAACTACACCGAGCCGGGAAAGCATTGCCTGAGCCCATGA
- the LOC123148644 gene encoding eukaryotic initiation factor 4A-like → MAGMAPEGSQFDAKNYDSKMQELLNQGETEEFFTSYDEVHESFDDMGLQENLLRGIYAYGFEKPSAIQQRGIVPFCKGLDVIQQAQSGTGKTATFCSGILQQLDYGLVECQALVLAPTRELAQQIEKVMRALGDYLGVKVHACVGGTSVREDQRILASGVHVVVGTPGRVFDMLRRQSLRPDNIKMFVLDEADEMLSRGFKDQIYDIFQLLPGKIQVGVFSATMPPEALEITRKFMNKPVRILVKRDELTLEGIKQFYVNVEKEEWKLDTLCDLYETLAITQSVIFVNTRRKVDWLTDKMRGRDHTVSATHGDMDQNTRDIIMREFRSGSSRVLITTDLLARGIDVQQVSLVINYDLPTQPENYLHRIGRSGRFGRKGVAINFVTREDERMLFDIQKFYNVVIEELPANVADLL, encoded by the exons ATGGCAGGAATGGCACCGGAAGGTTCCCAGTTTGACGCTAAGAACTATGATTCTAAGATGCAGGAGCTGCT GAACCAAGGTGAGACTGAGGAGTTCTTCACCTCTTATGATGAAGTTCACGAGAGCTTTGATGACATGGGTCTCCAAGAGAACCTCCTGAGGGGAATTTATGCTTATG GTTTTGAGAAGCCTTCTGCCATCCAGCAAAGGGGAATCGTTCCTTTCTGCAAGGGCCTTGATGTTATCCAGCAAGCACAATCTGGAACAGGAAAGACTGCTACTTTCTGTTCTGGAATCCTCCAACAGCTTGACTATGGTTTGGTTGAGTGCCAGGCCTTGGTCCTTGCTCCCACCCGTGAGCTTGCACAGCAAATTGAGAAGGTCATGCGTGCACTTGGTGACTACTTGGGTGTGAAGGTTCATGCCTGTGTTGGAGGAACTTCAGTTCGTGAGGACCAAAGGATTCTTGCAAGTGGAGTGCATGTCGTTGTTGGTACGCCTGGGCGTGTGTTTGACATGCTCCGTAGGCAGTCTCTGCGCCCTGACAACATCAAGATGTTTGTCCTCGATGAAGCTGATGAGATGCTTTCCCGTGGTTTCAAGGATCAG ATTTATGACATCTTCCAGCTGCTCCCAGGGAAGATTCAAGTTGGTGTCTTCTCTGCTACCATGCCCCCTGAAGCCCTTGAGATTACCCGCAAGTTCATGAACAAGCCAGTGAGGATCCTTGTCAAGAGGGATGAGCTCACCCTTGAGGGTATCAAGCAGTTCTATGTCAATGTGGAGAAGGAAGAGTGGAAGCTTGACACACTGTGTGACCTGTACGAGACTCTTGCCATCACCCAGAGTGTCATCTTTGTGAACACCCGCCGCAAGGTGGACTGGCTCACCGACAAGATGAGGGGCAGGGACCACACCGTCTCCGCCACTCACGGAGACATGGACCAGAACACTAGGGACATCATCATGAGGGAGTTCAGATCAGGTTCTTCACGTGTTCTCATCACCACTGACCTGCTTGCGCGTGGTATTGATGTCCAGCAAGTGTCCCTGGTCATCAACTATGACCTCCCGACCCAGCCAGAGAACTACCTGCATCGCATCGGTCGTAGTGGTCGGTTCGGGAGGAAGGGTGTGGCCATCAACTTTGTGACCCGTGAAGATGAGAGGATGCTGTTTGACATCCAGAAGTTCTACAACGTGGTGATTGAAGAGCTCCCAGCCAACGTTGCCGACCTTCTGTGA